In Aspergillus fumigatus Af293 chromosome 4, whole genome shotgun sequence, one genomic interval encodes:
- a CDS encoding glycosyltransferase family 31 protein: MQRLHSFSQLRHASPLKLFALAAAFILVSASLVFYSRPASPSDVDLLPSQPSTGNEIENKGTCYVDLDFLRSQGYNETAKYARLEIAVRRTANFTGFSDTLPTRFPAYQKIRLDTADHEAPLSPETCSPAVTIQAPLPVAPPNASHILFGVATTLRRLDDSLPAFAHWAAGTNARIYASVDSDTGSPIRRVEQRAKELDVRLTIIQSDEERLDQYFSLLRVLLKHRDASTQWAVLIDDDTFFPSMRNLVDRLATYDATKPQYVGAVTEDLAQVFSWSYMAFGGAGIFLSIPLLEQLDKVYDDCNSFKTTGDRRVARCIYSHTHTKLTWDRDLYQLDLRGDASGFYESGRPLPLSVHHWKSWFQADMVGLGQVAAVCGDDCQLHRWRLKDNWFLVNGFSMIKYTSARNVDLMEKTWEDSKYRGGDGFAFSLGPFRPKDEGKVSFRLRNATQQAGSVRQVYIHDSGPDEPPEVLEVVWKPTSG, translated from the coding sequence ATGCAGCGCCTTCATTCGTTTAGCCAATTGCGACATGCATCCCCACTCAAACTTTTTGCCCTCGCTGCCGCCTTCATCTTGGTGTCCGCCTCCCTCGTGTTTTACTCCAGACCTGCTAGTCCCTCTGATGTTGACCTCCTCCCCTCACAACCTTCTACCGGCAACGAAATAGAAAACAAAGGCACTTGCTATGTCGACCTCGATTTCTTGAGATCTCAGGGATACAATGAAACTGCGAAATACGCACGGCTCGAGATAGCCGTCAGGCGAACAGCGAACTTCACGGGATTCTCTGACACCTTGCCCACTCGATTCCCCGCTTATCAGAAGATTCGTTTGGACACAGCTGACCACGAAGCACCGTTGTCACCAGAGACATGCTCTCCCGCAGTGACTATTCAAGCTCCGTTACCTGTCGCACCACCCAACGCGTCCCACATTCTGTTCGGCGTCGCGACAACACTGAGAAGACTAGATGATTCCCTGCCTGCATTTGCACATTGGGCGGCGGGAACGAACGCTCGCATATATGCTTCGGTGGACTCCGACACAGGCTCGCCAATAAGGAGGGTGGAGCAACGAGCCAAGGAATTGGATGTCCGTTTGACTATAATTCAATCTGATGAGGAGCGACTGGATCAGTACTTCTCTCTACTCCGGGTTCTGCTCAAGCACCGTGATGCATCGACGCAGTGGGCTGTTTTGATCGACGACGAcactttcttcccttctatGCGGAATCTGGTCGACAGACTCGCAACCTACGACGCGACGAAGCCACAATATGTTGGGGCTGTGACGGAGGATCTCGCACAGGTGTTCAGTTGGAGTTATATGGCCTTTGGAGGTGCTGGGATCTTCCTCTCAATACCACTCCTTGAGCAACTCGACAAGGTGTATGATGATTGCAACAGCTTCAAAACCACTGGCGACCGAAGAGTCGCCAGGTGCATCTACTCCCACACACACACGAAACTCACCTGGGACCGCGACCTATATCAGTTGGATCTCCGAGGGGATGCGTCTGGCTTCTACGAGTCCGGTCGCCCGCTACCGCTGTCGGTCCATCATTGGAAATCATGGTTCCAGGCAGATATGGTTGGGCTCGGTCAGGTTGCGGCCGTCTGCGGTGACGATTGTCAACTGCATCGTTGGCGCTTGAAGGACAACTGGTTCCTCGTGAACGGGTTCTCCATGATCAAGTATACTTCAGCCAGAAATGTTGATCTGATGGAGAAGACCTGGGAGGATAGTAAATACAGAGGCGGGGATGGCTTCGCGTTCAGTCTGGGTCCATTTCGCCCAAAGGATGAAGGCAAGGTGTCCTTTCGCTTGCGGAACGCAACTCAACAGGCAGGGTCTGTTCGACAGGTCTACATTCATGACTCGGGGCCAGACGAGCCTCCTGAAGTACTGGAAGTAGTCTGGAAACCTACATCTGGGTGA